The proteins below are encoded in one region of Apteryx mantelli isolate bAptMan1 chromosome 25, bAptMan1.hap1, whole genome shotgun sequence:
- the ADORA1 gene encoding adenosine receptor A1 isoform X1, with the protein MLRLLLEAGRGCGSRAVQGTRSRARLSSLQRNLGGTSGTRASRAGRVQPRAPSISPVPTQHAPWAALGVKSSVFFGGGSTPKKALGFQDKVTEGPQHSRGGDGNIMAHPVSAFQAAYISIEVLIALVSVPGNILVIWAVKMNQALRDATFCFIVSLAVADVAVGALVIPLAIIINIGPQTEFYSCLMVACPVLILTESSILALLAIAVDRYLRVKIPVRYKSMVTPRRAAVAIACCWIVSFLVGLTPMFGWNNLNKMRRTQELNATHTEFVIKCQFETVISMEYMVYFNFFVWVLPPLLLMLLIYLEVFNLIRKQLNKKVSSSSTDPQKYYGKELKIAKSLALVLFLFALSWLPLHVLNCITLFCPSCETPHILTYIAIFLTHGNSAMNPIVYAFRIKKFRTAFLQIWNQYFCCKTNKNVNSTTAEPDN; encoded by the exons ATGCTCCGGCTCCTGCTGGAAGCTGGCAGAGGCTGCGGGAGCAGAGCGGTGCAGGGCACCCGGAGCCGAGCACGGCTCAGCTCGCTGCAGCGGAATTTGGGCGGCACCAGCGGGACACGGGCGAGCCGAGCTGGCCGTGTGCAACCCAGAGCCCCGAGCATCTCTCCGGTGCCCACCCAGCATGCCCCCTGGGCTGCCCTGGGGGTGAAGAGCTccgttttttttgggggggggagcacCCCAAAAAAAGCACTTGGTTTCCAGGACAAG GTGACCGAAGGGCCCCAGCACTCACGGGGAGGGGACGGGAACATCATGGCACACCCCGTCTCAGCTTTCCAGGCTGCCTACATCTCCATCGAAGTTCTTATCGCCTTGGTGTCCGTGCCAGGGAACATCCTGGTCATCTGGGCTGTGAAGATGAACCAGGCGCTGCGGGATGCCACTTTCTGCTTCATCGTCTCACTGGCGGTGGCCGACGTGGCCGTGGGGGCCCTGGTCATCCCCCTGGCCATCATCATCAACATCGGGCCACAGACGGAGTTTTACAGCTGCCTCATGgtggcctgccccgtgctcatCCTCACCGAGAGCTCCATCCTGGCACTCCTGGCCATTGCCGTGGATCGATACCTGCGAGTGAAGATCCCCGTCAG ATATAAAAGCATGGTGACACCCCGGCGGGCAGCGGTGGCTATTGCTTGCTGTTGGATCGTCTCCTTTCTGGTGGGACTTACCCCTATGTTTGGCTGGAACAACCTGAACAAGATGCGGAGGACTCAGGAGCTGAATGCCACCCACACAGAGTTTGTCATCAAGTGTCAGTTCGAGACCGTCATCAGCATGGAGTACATGGTGTACTTCAACTTCTTTGTCTGGGTCCTGCCTCCCCTGTTGCTGATGCTGCTCATTTATCTGGAGGTCTTCAACCTCATCCGCAAGCAGCTCAACAAGAAGGTCTCCTCCAGCTCCACTGATCCCCAGAAGTATTACGGGAAGGAGCTGAAGATCGCCAAGTCCTTAGCACTGGTCCTGTTCCTCTTCGCACTGAGCTGGCTCCCTCTGCACGTCCTCAATTGCATCACCTTGTTCTGCCCATCCTGTGAGACGCCGCACATCCTCACCTACATCGCCATCTTCCTCACCCACGGCAACTCAGCCATGAACCCCATCGTCTATGCCTTCAGGATCAAAAAGTTCCGGACAGCCTTCCTGCAAATCTGGAACCAGTACTTCTGctgcaaaaccaacaaaaacGTCAACAGCACCACTGCCGAACCAGACAACTAG
- the ADORA1 gene encoding adenosine receptor A1 isoform X2, with product MEVTEGPQHSRGGDGNIMAHPVSAFQAAYISIEVLIALVSVPGNILVIWAVKMNQALRDATFCFIVSLAVADVAVGALVIPLAIIINIGPQTEFYSCLMVACPVLILTESSILALLAIAVDRYLRVKIPVRYKSMVTPRRAAVAIACCWIVSFLVGLTPMFGWNNLNKMRRTQELNATHTEFVIKCQFETVISMEYMVYFNFFVWVLPPLLLMLLIYLEVFNLIRKQLNKKVSSSSTDPQKYYGKELKIAKSLALVLFLFALSWLPLHVLNCITLFCPSCETPHILTYIAIFLTHGNSAMNPIVYAFRIKKFRTAFLQIWNQYFCCKTNKNVNSTTAEPDN from the exons ATGGAG GTGACCGAAGGGCCCCAGCACTCACGGGGAGGGGACGGGAACATCATGGCACACCCCGTCTCAGCTTTCCAGGCTGCCTACATCTCCATCGAAGTTCTTATCGCCTTGGTGTCCGTGCCAGGGAACATCCTGGTCATCTGGGCTGTGAAGATGAACCAGGCGCTGCGGGATGCCACTTTCTGCTTCATCGTCTCACTGGCGGTGGCCGACGTGGCCGTGGGGGCCCTGGTCATCCCCCTGGCCATCATCATCAACATCGGGCCACAGACGGAGTTTTACAGCTGCCTCATGgtggcctgccccgtgctcatCCTCACCGAGAGCTCCATCCTGGCACTCCTGGCCATTGCCGTGGATCGATACCTGCGAGTGAAGATCCCCGTCAG ATATAAAAGCATGGTGACACCCCGGCGGGCAGCGGTGGCTATTGCTTGCTGTTGGATCGTCTCCTTTCTGGTGGGACTTACCCCTATGTTTGGCTGGAACAACCTGAACAAGATGCGGAGGACTCAGGAGCTGAATGCCACCCACACAGAGTTTGTCATCAAGTGTCAGTTCGAGACCGTCATCAGCATGGAGTACATGGTGTACTTCAACTTCTTTGTCTGGGTCCTGCCTCCCCTGTTGCTGATGCTGCTCATTTATCTGGAGGTCTTCAACCTCATCCGCAAGCAGCTCAACAAGAAGGTCTCCTCCAGCTCCACTGATCCCCAGAAGTATTACGGGAAGGAGCTGAAGATCGCCAAGTCCTTAGCACTGGTCCTGTTCCTCTTCGCACTGAGCTGGCTCCCTCTGCACGTCCTCAATTGCATCACCTTGTTCTGCCCATCCTGTGAGACGCCGCACATCCTCACCTACATCGCCATCTTCCTCACCCACGGCAACTCAGCCATGAACCCCATCGTCTATGCCTTCAGGATCAAAAAGTTCCGGACAGCCTTCCTGCAAATCTGGAACCAGTACTTCTGctgcaaaaccaacaaaaacGTCAACAGCACCACTGCCGAACCAGACAACTAG